A single Filimonas effusa DNA region contains:
- a CDS encoding UDP-N-acetylmuramate--L-alanine ligase — translation MKVHFISIGGSVMHQLAIALKNKGYQVTGTDDEIFEPARTNLIDNGLLPASMGWNPDMITADLDAVILGMHAKADNPELLKASSLGLKIYSFPEYIYQESITKTRVVVGGSHGKTTTTSMIMHVLRQRELQFDYLVGARLEGFDQSVKVTEAPVIVCEGDEYPASVLEKRPKFHFLFPHIAIITGIAWDHINVFPTFEIYLEQFRIYIDKIEKGGILIYNESDTQLKALVESHRRSDIRYQPYGVPQHKIEEGVTEVTIEGATAALKVFGDHNLLNLHAAWYACKELGVDPEQFVAAISNFTGAAKRLELLGSGPSVNIYRDFAHAPSKVKATIEAVKQQYPQRTLFAVLELHTYSSLNEAFMSEYKGAMDQADHGVVFYSKHALEIKRMPDLPENKVVEGFAKPGLKVFHDKAQLWEWLQAQDYAHASLLLMSSGNYDGLDMAGLAAKITGK, via the coding sequence GTGAAAGTTCATTTTATCTCCATAGGAGGCAGTGTGATGCATCAACTGGCCATTGCACTTAAAAATAAAGGATACCAGGTAACGGGAACTGATGATGAAATCTTTGAGCCTGCGCGTACCAACCTGATCGATAATGGTTTATTACCGGCTTCAATGGGATGGAACCCGGATATGATCACAGCGGACCTGGATGCGGTGATCCTTGGTATGCATGCCAAGGCTGATAATCCTGAGTTATTGAAAGCCAGTTCGTTAGGGCTGAAGATTTATTCTTTTCCCGAATATATTTACCAGGAAAGCATCACCAAGACGAGGGTAGTGGTGGGAGGCAGTCATGGTAAAACCACTACCACGAGTATGATCATGCATGTACTACGCCAGCGTGAGCTGCAGTTCGATTACCTGGTAGGTGCGCGTTTGGAGGGATTTGACCAGAGTGTGAAGGTTACCGAGGCGCCGGTTATTGTTTGTGAAGGAGATGAATATCCGGCCAGTGTGTTGGAAAAACGCCCCAAATTTCATTTCCTGTTTCCTCATATTGCTATTATTACGGGTATCGCCTGGGATCATATCAATGTGTTTCCCACATTTGAAATTTATCTTGAGCAGTTCCGTATTTACATCGATAAAATAGAAAAAGGCGGTATTCTGATTTATAATGAATCAGATACGCAATTGAAGGCGTTGGTGGAATCGCATCGGAGGAGTGATATCCGTTACCAGCCTTATGGCGTACCTCAACATAAAATTGAGGAAGGCGTTACGGAGGTGACTATTGAAGGCGCTACTGCGGCGCTTAAAGTTTTTGGTGATCATAACCTGTTGAACTTACATGCTGCTTGGTATGCCTGTAAGGAGTTAGGTGTTGATCCTGAGCAGTTTGTAGCGGCTATCAGCAATTTTACGGGGGCTGCGAAAAGACTTGAGCTGCTTGGCAGCGGGCCGTCGGTAAATATATACCGTGATTTTGCGCATGCTCCCAGCAAGGTAAAGGCCACTATAGAGGCGGTAAAACAGCAGTATCCCCAACGTACGTTATTTGCTGTTCTTGAGTTACATACTTACAGCAGCCTCAATGAAGCCTTTATGAGCGAATACAAAGGAGCTATGGATCAAGCCGATCACGGGGTTGTCTTTTATTCGAAACATGCATTGGAAATCAAGCGGATGCCGGATCTACCGGAAAATAAAGTGGTAGAAGGATTTGCCAAGCCGGGTTTAAAGGTGTTTCATGATAAGGCCCAGTTGTGGGAGTGGCTGCAGGCGCAGGACTATGCGCATGCCAGCCTTTTACTTATGAGCAGCGGCAATTATGACGGGCTGGATATGGCCGGGCTTGCTGCGAAAATTACCGGGAAGTAA